TGATCAGCTTTGAGCTGACGGCAATCGGCTTTGCGATTGCGTGGCCGATGGATTCGCCGCAGGCCTTTCACGCGATTGTGAACCTGATTCTGCTGCCGATGTGGATGCTCTCGGGCGCGCTCTTCCCGGTGAATGATGCTTCGGGCTGGCTGCGCTGGATCATGGAGGCCAATCCGCTGACGTATGGCGTGGTGGGTCTGCAGCAGGCGCTGCTGGGCCAATCGAAGGCTCCGCTGAATCTGGATACCAACCTGGCGCTGACGGCAATCTTCTGCGTGGTCTTCTTTGCGATCTCGTGGGCGATTGTGAACCGCCGCACACACAAGCCGGCGGCCTGAGCTGGAACTGCAACATAGCCAACGAAAGGACGAGTCAAACGCGACTCAAACGCATATGAACCAGCAGGCTGTGCCTCGTACGAATAGCTCCGCCGCCATTGCCGGAATTGTGGCGGTAAGCCTGGTTGCGCTTGGTTTTTTATGCTGGCTGCTGTTTGTGCACCAGGCAGTGCCCACGGCCAGCGGCAGATTTGATTTTCTGCTGCCGCTGGAAGGTGTTTTCAATGGCGCGAGCGCGGTAGCGCTGATCGTGGGGCTGCGCATGATCAAGCGGCGGCGCATCACGGCGCACCGCAATGCGATGCTCTCGGCGTTTGTATTTTCGTCGCTGTTCCTGATCTGCTACATCGTGCACCATGCCCTGCATGGCGATCAGCTTTTTGCCGGGCATGGCGCGATTCGTGCGATTTATCTCGGCATTCTGATCAGCCACATTGTGCTCTCGGCCGTGGCGCTGCCGCTGATTCTGGTCACCTTCTTCTTTGCCCTGACGGGGCGCTTTGGCGCGCACCGCAAACTGGCTCCGGTCACCTATCCGATCTGGCTGTATGTGTCCGTCACCGGCGTGGTGGTCTATGCCATGCTATCGGCGTGGAGATAGCGAGCCCGCCATGACTCCAACGACACAATCCACGGGCAAGACGCCAGCATCTTCGGCCGTGGAGCGAGCCTTATGGAAAAAACTGAACGCGCAGGATGGAACGCTGGCCCTGTTGCGCACGGGCGGCTGGACGCTGTTTGCCTGCGGGCTCGCCTACGTGCTGGCCGGCACAGTGCTGGGCGGAATGACGCCGCAGGGCCCACGCACCATTGCCGGCTGGATGGCCGTGATTGTTTCGCTGATGACGCTGCCCTTTGGCGTGCTGGTCTTTTTGCTGGGGCTGGCCAAGGCGCTGCGCAACCGGCGTCTGGCCCGGCACGCGGCGGACGAATCGCGCGGCTGAGGCACACCCGTCCCTATCTGCTATGCTGCTAGGGATTCTCCCTGCGCCGGCGAACACGGCGGGGGAACACAAGGAGTATTTATGGCGAAAAGCGTGAACAAGGTGATTCTACTGGGCAATGTAGGCAAAGACCCGGAAGTGAAATTTGCGGCCAGCGGCACGGCGATCGCCAGCTTTACTCTCGCCACGTCCGAGCGGTTCAAGGACAAAAGCGGTGAATGGCAGGATCGCACCGAGTGGCACGCGCTGACTGCCTTTGGCAAGGTTGCCGAAATCATTCGCGACTATGTGAAGAAGGGCTCAAAGCTCTACGTGGAAGGCAGCCTGCGCACGACCTCATGGGACGATAAGCAGTCCGGTCAAAAGCGCTACAAGACGGAAATTGTCGTGGGCGATATTTCGCTGCTCTCCGGCCGCGGTGAGGGCGAGAGCGGTGGAGGCGGCTACAGCCGGTCCAGCAGTGCGAGCAGCTATGACCAGCGCGGTCCCAGCTCGAACGACGAGCTGATGCACTCGGCCGAAATCACTGACGACGACATTCCCTTCTAGCGTTTTGCAAGCGCGGCAGCAGAAGCCGTACCCCGGTTTCTGCCGCCGTGGCTGAATTCTTTCAATCGCGTCATCCCCTCTTCTCCTTCCCTTCTTCTCATCTTTTTCTTCCCCTCAACGCAGCCCCGCGCTCTGCGCGCATGCGTCCGAAAATCCGCATAAAAACTGGCTTTTCCCTGCTGACGCCTGCCTCATGTAATGCCACGGCGCAGACGATGAAGCTGTTGTCCCCGGTACTTTCCGCAATCGATCTGCATGCGGAAGGCCCGTCAGCCATTGCATGGCAGTGAGAGCGATGCGCGGGGATCTCCATGGCGCATGCTCCGCCGGATTCGGGACGCAGGCAGCAGGCGGAAGAGCCCCCAAGCTCTTTCCGCTCCAGAAAAAGCAGGAGGAGACATGGCAAGTGCAGTGATGGAAAGGCCGGAGGCGGCAGCGGCCGTCGACGATCGCAGCGGCAAATACCTGACATTTCTGCTCGGGCGCGAGGAATACGCGATCCGGGTGCTGCAGGTCAAGGAGATCATGGGCATCCAGGACATCACCTCGGTGCCGCAGACTCCCAGCTACGTCAAGGGCGTGATCAACCTGCGCGGCAAGGTGATTCCCGTGATGGACCTGCGGCTCAAGTTTGGCCTGCAGGAGATTCCCTACACGCAGCGCACCTGCATCATCGTGGTCCAGGTGCAGACCGGGCGGATCTCGCTCTCGACCGGCATCGTGGTCGATGAGGTCTCCGAGGTGCTGAACCTGGTGGCGAGCGATATCGAAGATACGCCCGACTTTGGCGAAGGAAGCAATGTGGCCCGCTCTTATCTGCTGGGCATGGCCAAGGTCAAAGGCAAAGTAAAAATCCTGCTCGATATTGATCGTGTGCTGAGCGGGCAGGAACTGCAGGGGCTCGAAGCACTGGCCCGGGATTGAGACGGCAGCAGAACAGAAGCAGTTCAAGGGGAAGGGACCAACGCAGTCAGGAAGCAGAAAGGATAAGGGGAAATTATGGCATCGCAAATGACAATGGGGAAGAAGCTGTTCGCAGCCAACGGGGCGCTGGTAGCACTCGTGCTGCTCATCGGAGGACTGGCGGTTCGCAACATCACCAGCCTGGGAAACACGGTGCGTGAGCTGGGGCACCATTACATTCAGATGATGTATCTGGCGGGCAATGTGGATAACATCACAACCGACATGCAGTTTCGCATTCGCTCGGAAAATATGGCGTTTGAGAACAAGAATGCTGAAGAAGGACGCCAGAATCACGATCAGTTTGCCCAGGACGTCAACACTGCACGTCAGCAGATGACCGAGTTCGCCACAGGCACTACAAGTTCGCAGCTCCGCGACCTGGCACAAACCGCAATCCTCGACAAACTGCCCCAGCTACAGTCGGATGAGAACCAGGTCTTCGCGCTGGCGAGCAAGGGCGACGTGGCGGGCGCCGAGGCCTATGCAGCGCAGAAGCTCTATCCCGTTGTGGATGCGGTGAGCAATGACTCTGACCAGGTCTTCCAGAAAGAAAAAGCAGATGCCGGAGTGTTCGCCGACAAGGCGGATGGCGTAGTGAATTCGGCGCGCGTCCTCAGCATCATCATGATCCTGCTGGGGCTTCTGGTGGCAGGCGTGGTGATCTGGATTGTGCGCGGCATCAATGCGAAGCTGCGAGGCTTTATCACCGAGCTTTCTGAGGGCGCAGGACAGGTGGCCAGCGCCGCGGGACAAATCTCGGCGTCGAGCCAGACGCTGGCGCAGGGCGCCTCAGAACAGGCGGCGTCGCTTGAAGAGACCTCGGCCTCCAGCGAAGAGATCAATTCGATGGCACGCAAGAATGCCGAAAACTCGCAGGAAGCCAATGGGCTCGTGACCCAGTCACAGCGCAAGTTTGAGGAGACCAACCAGAGCCTCGAAGCCATGGTGCGGGCGATGGGCGAGATCAAGGATTCGAGCGACAAGGTCTCGAAGATCATCAAGGTGATCGATGAGATCGCCTTCCAGACCAACATTCTCGCGTTGAACGCCGCCGTGGAGGCCGCACGCGCCGGCGAGGCGGGCATGGGCTTTGCCGTGGTCGCCGACGAGGTGCGCAGCCTGGCGCAGCGCAGCGCGCAGGCGGCCAAGGACACGGCTTCGCTCATCGAGGAGTCGATCACCAAATCCAACGAGGGCCGCACCCGCGTCGATCAGGTGGCGGTGGCCATTCGCGCCATCTCAGAGGAGTCGGCCAGTGTGAAGACGCTGGTCGAAGAGGTGAGTCTCGGCAGCCAGGAGCAGACGCGCGGCATTGAGCAGGTGGCCAAGGCCCTCACCCAGATGGAGCAGGTGACGCAACAATCAGCCGCGAATGCCGAGGAGAGCGCCGCCGCGGCCGAGGAGCTGACCGCGCAGGCCTCCACGCTGATGGAGCTGGTGCATCAGCTAAAGACGATGGTGGGCGGCTCGGAGCTGGCGGAGACGCATCGCGCCGAACAGCACGCCCCGGCCTGGCACCAGACACCGATGGCGGCCGCAAAGAAGTCGCTGAAGATCACGCGGCCGCATTCGCTCTCGGTCACACCGGCGGCGGCGAACTCCTTCCCGATGGAAGAAGACTTCAAGGCGATGGTGTAAACGGATCGTTCCTTTGTTCCTTCTTACGCGGCGCGATGGCCGGCTGGAAGTCCGCGCCGCGTGAGTTTCCCAGAATCTCCAGCAGGAGTAAGGATGGATGTCTTCGACAATTGCACCCATTTC
The DNA window shown above is from Acidobacterium capsulatum ATCC 51196 and carries:
- a CDS encoding DUF420 domain-containing protein, producing MPRTNSSAAIAGIVAVSLVALGFLCWLLFVHQAVPTASGRFDFLLPLEGVFNGASAVALIVGLRMIKRRRITAHRNAMLSAFVFSSLFLICYIVHHALHGDQLFAGHGAIRAIYLGILISHIVLSAVALPLILVTFFFALTGRFGAHRKLAPVTYPIWLYVSVTGVVVYAMLSAWR
- a CDS encoding single-stranded DNA-binding protein, whose protein sequence is MAKSVNKVILLGNVGKDPEVKFAASGTAIASFTLATSERFKDKSGEWQDRTEWHALTAFGKVAEIIRDYVKKGSKLYVEGSLRTTSWDDKQSGQKRYKTEIVVGDISLLSGRGEGESGGGGYSRSSSASSYDQRGPSSNDELMHSAEITDDDIPF
- a CDS encoding chemotaxis protein CheW translates to MASAVMERPEAAAAVDDRSGKYLTFLLGREEYAIRVLQVKEIMGIQDITSVPQTPSYVKGVINLRGKVIPVMDLRLKFGLQEIPYTQRTCIIVVQVQTGRISLSTGIVVDEVSEVLNLVASDIEDTPDFGEGSNVARSYLLGMAKVKGKVKILLDIDRVLSGQELQGLEALARD
- a CDS encoding methyl-accepting chemotaxis protein, with translation MTMGKKLFAANGALVALVLLIGGLAVRNITSLGNTVRELGHHYIQMMYLAGNVDNITTDMQFRIRSENMAFENKNAEEGRQNHDQFAQDVNTARQQMTEFATGTTSSQLRDLAQTAILDKLPQLQSDENQVFALASKGDVAGAEAYAAQKLYPVVDAVSNDSDQVFQKEKADAGVFADKADGVVNSARVLSIIMILLGLLVAGVVIWIVRGINAKLRGFITELSEGAGQVASAAGQISASSQTLAQGASEQAASLEETSASSEEINSMARKNAENSQEANGLVTQSQRKFEETNQSLEAMVRAMGEIKDSSDKVSKIIKVIDEIAFQTNILALNAAVEAARAGEAGMGFAVVADEVRSLAQRSAQAAKDTASLIEESITKSNEGRTRVDQVAVAIRAISEESASVKTLVEEVSLGSQEQTRGIEQVAKALTQMEQVTQQSAANAEESAAAAEELTAQASTLMELVHQLKTMVGGSELAETHRAEQHAPAWHQTPMAAAKKSLKITRPHSLSVTPAAANSFPMEEDFKAMV